The Rhodococcus rhodochrous DNA window GCTGCGCAGCGGTCCGGGCATGGAGGGCAACGGCCGCGGCGCCCTCGGCGGCCGCGATGCGACCGGCGTCGAGATGTGTGTGGTGTTCGTCGTCGATCCCGATGCGGAACTTGACCGTGACCGGGACGTCGGTGCCCTCGGTGGCGCGGACGGCGGCCGCGACGATCTGCCCGAACAACCGGCGCTTGTAGGGGAGAGCGGACCCTCCGCCCTTGCGGGTCACCTTCGGGACCGGGCATCCGAAGTTCATGTCGATGTGGTCGGCGAGGTTCTCGTCGACGATCATCTTCGCCGCCGCGTAGGTCGTGTCGGGATCGACGGTGTAGAGCTGCAGCGACCGCGGCGTCTCGGTGGGGCCGAAGGTCGTCATGTGCATGGTGACCGGATGCCGCTCGACGAGGGCGCGGGCGGTGACCATCTCGCAGACGTACAGGCCCGACGTGCTGCCGGCGCGTTCGAGTTCGAGTTCGCGGCACAGTGTGCGGAATGCGACGTTCGTCACTCCCGCCATCGGCGCCAGCACGACCGGGCTGTTCAGTTCGAGCGGGCCGATACGGAGGGAAGACATGGGTACCTCTGGAAAACGTTGTGTGACAAAGAAATAGCGTGCCCGTCAGTGATGGGCTGCGGAAACGACTGTGCCCGGCACCGAAAACGGCACCGGGCACAGGATAACCTCCGCCGGACTCGGGCGGCTGTGTGCATCCGGACTCGGGCGTCCGCACACATAGGGACTCAGGCGTCCGCGCCCACCTTCTCCCGCTTGGCGGCCTCGCGGGCGAGGGAGCGATCGCGCATCTCCTCGAACCGCCCCGCCTGACGTCCCAGTTCGTCGAGGAAGTTGCCGAGCTTGTCGAGATCCTGCTGCGCCTCGCTGCCGAGATCGCGCTCGAAGATCCTCCACTTGCGCAGCACCGGCATCACGACGTCGTCGAGGTGCTGACGCAGGTCGTAGATGCCGTGCTTGGCCATGAGCACGCCGTTGCGACGGAAGTTCGGCATGCCGGCGCCGGGCATCTGGAAGTTCTCGAGCACCTCGACGATCGCGGCGAGCGTCTGCGCCGGTGCGATGTCGATCGCCGCGTCGCAGATGTTCCGGTAGAAGATCATGTGCAGGTTCTCGTCGGCGGCGATGCGCTGGAGCATCTTGTCGGCGATCGAGTCGTCGCAGGCACGGCCGGTGTTGCGGTGCGACACGCGGGTCGCGAGCTCCTGGAAGGTCACGTAGGCGACGGAGTGGAGCATGCCCGTCGAGTTGGGGGACGAGAAGCCGTTCGTCATGTGCTCCATGCGGGCGTTCTCGAGCGCGACGGGATCGACACCGCGCGTGACGACCAGGTAGTCGCGCATGACGATGCCGTGACGGTTCTCCTCCGCCGTCCACCGGCCGACCCAGGTGCCCCAGGCGCCGTCGCGCGAGAAGCTCTCGGCGATCTCCCGGTGATAGGAGGGCAGGTTGTCCTCGGTGAGCAGGTTGGTGATCATCGCCGCCTTGGCGACCTCGTCGAGCTTCGACTGCTCCGGCTCCCAGTCGACACCGCCCATCGCGGCGAAGTTCCGGCCCTCGTCCCACGGCACGTAGTCGTGGGGATGCCAGTCCTTCGCCATCGAGAGATGCCGGTTGAGGTTCGCTTCGGCCACAGGCTCCAGCTCTCGCAGCAGCTCCAGTTGAGTCAGGACTCGCGTCATGCTCTTCTACCCCTCACATCGTGTCCGTGTACTCCGCCGGCCTACGGAGGAGGGGAGCCCGGCCGTTCGTCGCCGCGGCACGCGGTGTCCGGTGGCCCCCCGTATTCGCCCGGATCACGGTACAGGTCCGGACCGTCCGACGACAGCACCGTCCCGCTCGTGACATATCACACGGACGAGCGGAACGTGCTGTTCCAGCGGGGCTCAGCGCTTGCCGCCACCGAGAAGTCCACCGAGGAGACCGCCGAGTCCGCCACCCGAGTTGCCGCCGAGCACGCTGCCGAGGACGTCGCCGATCCCACCGCCGGAGGTAGCCGATCCGCCCCCGGCGTTCTTCAGCAGACCCCCGAGGAGATCGGCGAGACCTCCACCCTGCGGGGCGCTCGCGGTGTTCGTTCCCGCGCCGCCGCCGATCTGCTTGGCGAGATAGGACAGCACGATGGGGGCGATGATCGGCAGGACCTTGGCGATCAGATCGTTCCCGCCGGCGCCGTTCACGGAACCGAGGGTCGAGATCACCTGGTCCTTCTTGTCGCCGAAGACGTTGGAGACGATCCTGTCGCCGTCCTCGGTGTCGATCCCGTCGACGTCGACCGTGCCCTCGGCCAGGTTCGACTCGGAGTGCTTGCCCAGCGCGGAGAGCAGCGACGCCTCCCCGGTCGGGTTCTGGGCGTTGGCGTCGAGACCACCGACGAGGGTG harbors:
- a CDS encoding DUF937 domain-containing protein; protein product: MASLDDLMSRIPVDQVAQRLGVDNATAETAVRAALPTLVGGLDANAQNPTGEASLLSALGKHSESNLAEGTVDVDGIDTEDGDRIVSNVFGDKKDQVISTLGSVNGAGGNDLIAKVLPIIAPIVLSYLAKQIGGGAGTNTASAPQGGGLADLLGGLLKNAGGGSATSGGGIGDVLGSVLGGNSGGGLGGLLGGLLGGGKR
- a CDS encoding acyl-ACP desaturase; translation: MTRVLTQLELLRELEPVAEANLNRHLSMAKDWHPHDYVPWDEGRNFAAMGGVDWEPEQSKLDEVAKAAMITNLLTEDNLPSYHREIAESFSRDGAWGTWVGRWTAEENRHGIVMRDYLVVTRGVDPVALENARMEHMTNGFSSPNSTGMLHSVAYVTFQELATRVSHRNTGRACDDSIADKMLQRIAADENLHMIFYRNICDAAIDIAPAQTLAAIVEVLENFQMPGAGMPNFRRNGVLMAKHGIYDLRQHLDDVVMPVLRKWRIFERDLGSEAQQDLDKLGNFLDELGRQAGRFEEMRDRSLAREAAKREKVGADA